In one Trichlorobacter lovleyi SZ genomic region, the following are encoded:
- a CDS encoding putative periplasmic lipoprotein — protein sequence MKKIYMLFATAALLSGCASTATINRLETQNGQGVFHVVEQRRSQSPAGFGDLQVTLNLKTRNPGSVLIDTTGYGTEKYQLLIGVNGQTQRVTGAMKQEVGEYRGSMDPEAGNGTRYRFATTLRLPIGPHQVTFALPVDGVVLEHEVIVGQGANAIELKPVYRAKGNHRLLGFHGDRTFYGGVKTLIAAKQC from the coding sequence ATGAAAAAAATATATATGCTATTTGCCACGGCCGCCCTGCTTTCCGGGTGTGCCTCAACAGCAACCATCAATCGCCTCGAAACCCAAAATGGGCAGGGAGTGTTTCACGTCGTTGAGCAGCGTCGCTCGCAATCACCAGCCGGGTTCGGTGACCTACAGGTTACCCTCAACCTGAAGACAAGAAACCCCGGTAGTGTCCTCATCGATACGACCGGTTACGGTACGGAAAAATATCAACTGCTGATTGGCGTCAATGGACAAACGCAACGGGTAACCGGCGCCATGAAACAGGAAGTTGGCGAGTACCGTGGCAGCATGGATCCTGAAGCCGGCAACGGAACGCGCTACCGTTTTGCAACCACCCTGCGGCTGCCGATAGGGCCCCATCAGGTTACCTTTGCGCTGCCGGTTGACGGTGTTGTGCTGGAGCATGAGGTGATAGTCGGGCAAGGAGCAAATGCAATTGAGCTTAAACCGGTATACCGGGCCAAAGGGAACCACCGCCTGCTGGGGTTCCATGGCGATAGAACCTTCTATGGCGGTGTTAAGACACTGATTGCAGCAAAACAGTGCTGA
- a CDS encoding efflux RND transporter permease subunit: protein MLEKLIAYTLRQKGMVIFLALLIITFGLYSYSRLPIDAFPDVTNIQVEVVSQADGLSAAEIERNVTYPIEMAMRGLPGIEQMRSVTKFGLSIVTIVFKDNVDIYFARQLVFERLAEAREKLPKGVEVAMGPIGTAMGEIYQYTLEGTIPTDPQQKIAYLTNLRTIQEWIVTPQLKSVAGVNEINSFGGYFKQYQVLVSPEKLVKYGLTVDDVYTAIGNNNENVGGNLLERGSDQYIVRGVGLIKDVSDIGNIVLKSVGGTPTYIRDVAEVKVGEAVRMGAAMKNGKDECVGGIVMMLRGENSREVVRRVADKVKEINKNNILPEGIKIVPYYDRSDIVKASVGTVNKALIEGSILVLIVLYLLLNSIRGSIVVLIALPLSLLATFIIMRLTGITANLMSLGGLAISIGMIIDTTIIQVENVQRHLSEAGEHHPKLTTVLKAVMEVRKPSIFGELIIAITFIPILALEGIEGKMFGPLAITVTVALLASLLLSIFIIPVLCNLILKPQPEQESFIMRHANRLYLPLLNYAMNQKRVVLGVAGALLVISLVLVTRLGTEFIPIMDEGSFDMDVAMLPGVSLTKAMEVNQRVAEKLKQFPELDTVISRTGQTGVALDTRGADKTGYVGIFKPKDQWKRDLNKDELTNRMRQALESIAGITVGFSQPIQCRIDELVAGTRAQLIVKLFGEDIAVLSEKSQEIARVLASVKGGTDLNAEKVSGQPYLTVTIDRAKIARYGLNINDVQKVIEIAVAGKAASQLYEENRSFPITVRLPEEKRNSLDAVKNLLITTKSGVNVPLEQLADVAMREGPVQISRQDGVRRIGIEMNVTGRDIGSFVAEAKQQIRQKVKLPPGYYLTWGGQFENQQRAMQRLMIIGPVAVGMILLLLYVTFRSLRLALLVISNLPFALIGGVFSLFISGQYLSVPASVGFVVLFGVAVLNGLVLVSRIAQLRDEGLGLEEAIRQGATDRLRPVLMTASIAIFSLIPMLLASGTGSEIQKPLATVVVGGLVTSTVLTLLIIPSVYSWFEKRKADEEM from the coding sequence ATGCTGGAAAAATTAATTGCGTATACCTTACGTCAGAAGGGCATGGTTATCTTCCTGGCGCTGCTGATTATCACTTTTGGTTTGTACTCCTATAGCAGGCTGCCGATCGACGCCTTTCCGGATGTGACCAACATCCAAGTAGAGGTGGTCAGCCAGGCCGACGGCCTTTCAGCCGCCGAGATTGAAAGAAATGTGACGTATCCGATTGAGATGGCCATGCGCGGTTTGCCGGGTATCGAGCAGATGCGCTCGGTTACCAAGTTCGGTCTCTCCATCGTCACCATCGTTTTCAAGGACAATGTGGACATCTACTTTGCCCGTCAGCTGGTGTTTGAACGGCTGGCCGAGGCACGAGAAAAGCTGCCGAAAGGGGTCGAGGTCGCCATGGGTCCCATCGGCACCGCCATGGGGGAGATCTACCAGTACACCCTGGAAGGCACCATCCCCACGGACCCGCAGCAGAAGATCGCCTACCTGACCAATCTGCGCACCATCCAGGAGTGGATTGTTACCCCGCAGTTAAAAAGCGTGGCAGGGGTTAACGAGATCAACTCTTTTGGTGGTTACTTCAAGCAGTATCAGGTGCTGGTGTCGCCGGAAAAACTGGTGAAATACGGCTTGACCGTTGACGACGTCTACACCGCCATCGGCAACAACAACGAAAATGTAGGCGGCAATCTGCTGGAGCGTGGCAGCGACCAGTACATTGTCCGTGGAGTCGGATTGATTAAGGATGTAAGCGACATTGGCAATATCGTGCTGAAATCGGTTGGCGGTACCCCGACATACATTCGCGACGTGGCCGAGGTAAAAGTCGGTGAGGCGGTCCGGATGGGGGCTGCCATGAAAAACGGCAAGGATGAATGCGTCGGCGGCATTGTCATGATGCTGCGGGGCGAGAACAGCCGCGAGGTGGTCCGCCGGGTCGCAGACAAGGTTAAGGAGATCAACAAAAACAACATCCTGCCCGAGGGTATCAAGATCGTGCCGTACTATGACCGCAGCGATATCGTCAAGGCCAGTGTCGGTACGGTCAACAAAGCGCTGATCGAAGGGTCCATCCTGGTTCTGATTGTGCTCTATCTGCTCCTAAACAGCATCCGCGGGAGCATTGTCGTGCTCATCGCCCTGCCGCTGTCGCTGTTGGCCACCTTCATCATCATGAGGCTGACCGGTATTACTGCCAACCTGATGTCACTCGGTGGCCTTGCCATCTCCATCGGCATGATCATTGACACCACCATTATCCAGGTGGAGAACGTGCAACGGCATCTAAGTGAAGCCGGAGAACATCACCCCAAGCTGACAACCGTGTTGAAAGCGGTCATGGAAGTGCGCAAACCGAGTATCTTTGGTGAGCTGATCATTGCCATCACCTTTATCCCGATCCTGGCGCTGGAAGGGATTGAGGGGAAGATGTTCGGTCCGTTGGCCATCACCGTGACCGTAGCGCTCCTGGCCTCGCTGCTGCTTTCCATCTTCATCATCCCCGTACTCTGCAATCTGATTCTGAAGCCGCAGCCGGAACAGGAAAGCTTCATCATGAGGCATGCCAACCGGCTCTACCTGCCGCTGCTCAACTATGCCATGAACCAGAAACGGGTGGTACTGGGGGTGGCTGGGGCACTGCTGGTTATTTCGCTGGTGTTGGTGACGCGGCTGGGAACCGAGTTCATTCCGATTATGGATGAAGGCTCGTTTGACATGGATGTAGCCATGCTGCCGGGTGTCTCGCTGACCAAGGCCATGGAGGTTAACCAGCGTGTCGCAGAGAAACTCAAACAGTTCCCTGAACTGGATACCGTCATATCCCGTACCGGCCAGACCGGTGTGGCCCTTGACACACGCGGTGCCGACAAGACCGGCTATGTCGGAATCTTTAAACCAAAGGATCAGTGGAAGCGTGATCTGAACAAGGATGAACTCACCAACCGGATGCGTCAGGCGCTGGAATCGATCGCCGGTATTACAGTGGGGTTCAGTCAGCCGATCCAGTGCCGGATCGACGAGCTGGTGGCCGGTACCAGGGCACAGTTGATCGTCAAGCTGTTCGGTGAAGATATCGCTGTGCTCAGTGAAAAATCGCAGGAGATCGCCAGGGTGCTTGCAAGCGTGAAGGGCGGGACTGACCTGAACGCCGAGAAAGTATCCGGCCAACCCTATCTGACCGTTACGATCGACCGCGCGAAGATCGCACGCTACGGCCTGAATATCAACGATGTGCAGAAGGTCATCGAAATCGCGGTGGCCGGCAAGGCGGCGTCACAGCTGTACGAAGAGAACCGCAGTTTCCCGATCACCGTACGTTTGCCGGAAGAAAAAAGGAATTCCCTTGATGCCGTCAAGAACCTGCTGATCACCACCAAAAGCGGGGTGAACGTGCCGCTGGAACAGTTGGCCGATGTGGCGATGCGTGAAGGACCGGTCCAGATCAGCCGTCAGGACGGCGTCCGCAGGATCGGTATTGAGATGAACGTCACCGGCCGGGATATCGGCAGTTTTGTAGCCGAGGCCAAGCAGCAGATCAGGCAGAAGGTCAAGCTGCCACCCGGCTACTACCTGACCTGGGGCGGCCAGTTTGAAAATCAACAGCGAGCCATGCAACGGCTTATGATCATTGGACCGGTGGCGGTCGGCATGATCCTCTTGCTGCTGTATGTAACCTTCAGATCGCTTCGGCTGGCACTACTGGTCATCTCCAACCTGCCATTTGCCCTGATTGGCGGGGTGTTTTCGCTTTTCATCTCCGGGCAATATCTCTCAGTGCCAGCCTCAGTCGGTTTTGTGGTCCTGTTCGGGGTGGCGGTCTTGAACGGCCTGGTGCTGGTATCGCGCATCGCTCAGCTGCGTGATGAGGGGCTCGGGCTGGAGGAAGCGATCAGACAAGGGGCCACTGACCGTCTGCGGCCGGTCCTGATGACCGCCTCCATTGCGATCTTCAGCCTGATCCCGATGCTGCTGGCAAGCGGCACCGGTTCGGAGATCCAAAAACCTTTGGCAACCGTTGTCGTCGGCGGGCTTGTGACCTCAACGGTCTTAACACTTCTGATCATTCCGTCAGTATACAGCTGGTTTGAGAAGCGTAAAGCTGACGAGGAGATGTAG
- a CDS encoding sensor histidine kinase: protein MVARPLRHMLVRFAALITLLPLGLTALLGSLWLLPEAEQEIASYHRQLALTIAGQVDSYFKASRVSAVSVAAVTGQTDLAVVQKAIATNLQLLKRLRAMYLVDATGRVRAVGVSNMSKALQGDLLGLDLSRNELFQKARASGTEQWSDSFLSVVGGGLSVAVAMPAGSNVVIEEFDLAHLSEFLHQTTPGSEQLIMLIDRHGQVVADQAGTWTAQQLNLNNIPLIHERLTSTKEVRGSLVLNGIEMVGSLHKINTVDWWILVARPRHAAYRQLWTSLGIMAVTLAATTLAAFGVAMVLTRRMSQRFESLAEHAQLVTRGGEATDWPHSTIVEFNALADSLQQMSESLHERARLLEDEIAERQHAQEELHEKALLLEQEIGERVLAEHNLQVKQTQLEALNLTLEARVLEELAKNREKDALMIQQGRLAAMGEMLSNIAHQWRQPLNELGIMIQTLRLEYDDKLLDGSRIDEFSDDCMRTILHMSKTIDTFRDFFKKDRSLQQFDPSVCIVATVELLKASLQAAGISLRLDLQPECLLQGQPNDFSQVILNILNNARDILLARAVATPVITVTSQQAQGVLVIVVEDNGGGIAADIVDKVFDPYFTTKHKAQGTGLGLYISKKIIEGNFNGTITVEHCPGGTRFRIAVPVRIAETVHGESD, encoded by the coding sequence ATGGTTGCACGTCCGCTGCGTCATATGCTGGTCCGCTTCGCGGCACTGATCACCCTGCTGCCCCTGGGATTGACAGCGCTGCTGGGCAGTCTGTGGCTGCTGCCCGAAGCAGAGCAGGAGATCGCTTCCTACCATCGTCAACTGGCGTTAACAATCGCCGGTCAGGTCGATTCCTACTTCAAGGCATCGCGCGTCTCAGCTGTTTCCGTAGCAGCCGTCACCGGCCAGACCGATCTTGCCGTTGTCCAGAAGGCGATTGCAACCAACCTGCAGTTGCTCAAGCGGCTACGTGCCATGTACCTGGTTGATGCAACAGGCCGGGTACGGGCCGTTGGAGTCAGCAATATGTCCAAGGCCTTGCAGGGCGACCTGCTCGGGCTGGATCTTTCCCGTAACGAACTGTTCCAGAAGGCGCGCGCCAGCGGCACGGAACAGTGGTCCGACAGCTTTCTTTCCGTGGTGGGCGGCGGCCTGTCGGTTGCCGTGGCAATGCCTGCAGGCAGTAACGTGGTGATTGAGGAGTTTGATCTTGCCCATCTGAGTGAGTTTCTGCATCAGACAACCCCCGGCTCCGAGCAGCTGATCATGCTGATTGACCGGCACGGACAGGTCGTTGCCGACCAGGCAGGGACTTGGACCGCCCAGCAGTTGAATCTGAATAATATCCCGCTGATCCATGAACGTCTTACGTCAACCAAAGAGGTGCGTGGCAGTCTGGTGCTGAACGGGATCGAGATGGTGGGCAGCCTGCATAAAATCAACACGGTTGACTGGTGGATTCTGGTGGCCCGTCCCAGGCATGCTGCCTATCGTCAGCTCTGGACGTCGCTGGGGATCATGGCCGTAACACTTGCCGCCACCACCCTGGCCGCCTTTGGTGTGGCCATGGTCCTGACCCGCCGGATGTCGCAACGTTTTGAATCACTGGCTGAACATGCGCAGCTGGTCACCCGTGGCGGAGAGGCAACCGACTGGCCGCACTCGACCATTGTCGAATTCAATGCCCTGGCAGACAGCCTGCAGCAGATGTCTGAAAGCCTGCATGAACGGGCCCGTCTGCTTGAAGATGAGATCGCAGAGCGCCAGCATGCGCAGGAAGAGCTGCATGAAAAGGCGCTACTGCTGGAACAGGAGATCGGCGAACGGGTACTGGCAGAGCATAACCTGCAGGTCAAACAGACCCAGCTTGAGGCACTTAACCTGACACTGGAGGCACGGGTACTAGAAGAGCTGGCCAAGAACCGCGAGAAGGATGCCCTCATGATCCAGCAGGGGCGCCTTGCCGCCATGGGAGAGATGCTGTCGAACATTGCCCATCAGTGGCGGCAACCCCTGAATGAACTGGGTATCATGATTCAGACGCTCAGACTTGAATATGACGACAAGCTGCTGGACGGCAGTCGGATTGACGAGTTTAGCGATGACTGCATGCGGACCATCCTGCATATGTCAAAAACCATTGATACATTCCGTGATTTTTTTAAAAAGGACCGGTCGTTGCAGCAGTTTGACCCATCTGTCTGCATTGTCGCAACAGTGGAGCTGCTCAAGGCCTCTCTGCAGGCAGCCGGAATCAGTCTGAGGCTCGATCTTCAGCCGGAGTGCCTGCTGCAGGGGCAGCCAAACGACTTTTCCCAGGTCATTCTGAACATCCTGAATAATGCCCGGGATATACTGCTGGCACGGGCGGTGGCTACGCCGGTCATCACGGTGACGTCGCAGCAGGCTCAGGGGGTGCTTGTAATCGTCGTGGAAGATAATGGCGGCGGCATTGCAGCCGATATTGTCGACAAGGTCTTTGATCCGTATTTTACCACCAAGCACAAGGCACAGGGAACAGGGTTGGGGTTGTATATTTCCAAAAAGATCATCGAGGGTAATTTTAACGGTACGATTACGGTGGAACACTGTCCTGGCGGCACCCGTTTCAGGATTGCCGTGCCGGTGAGAATAGCGGAAACGGTTCATGGTGAATCAGATTAG
- a CDS encoding ABC transporter substrate-binding protein, with product MQLFRKVIGFWCLLGLLAACTPKEPVRIGFIGGMSGRVADLGVAGRNGAMLAIEQRNAAGGIHGRTVELVVKDDGQNPEIAQKAVAELLNCRLELIIGPMTSSIAMAVLEQINASRCVLLSPTVTTTALTGKDDNFLRVIGDTRSYASKAAVYQAVKLGRRNVAVIYDLNNRSYTESWLNDFKAEFERHGGSVMTVQTYQSSPATSFNQLATVLLKSKPQLVMIIGNAIDAALICQQIRKLDPVVAIGLAEWASTERFVELAGGAAEGVVVSQFLDRNDRSERYQAFLKQYHERFGGQEPGFAGLAGYDAALAAMEAYGARREGEMLKQTLIRLNSYQGVQQKYQIDRFGDANRATLMTVIRNGSYQTLE from the coding sequence ATGCAGCTGTTCCGCAAAGTTATAGGTTTTTGGTGCCTCCTCGGCCTGCTGGCCGCCTGTACGCCCAAGGAACCGGTCAGGATCGGTTTTATCGGCGGCATGTCAGGCCGGGTTGCCGATCTGGGGGTGGCTGGCCGTAATGGTGCCATGCTGGCCATTGAGCAGAGAAACGCTGCCGGTGGCATTCATGGGCGGACAGTGGAGCTGGTGGTAAAGGATGACGGGCAAAATCCTGAAATTGCCCAAAAAGCCGTTGCCGAGCTGCTGAACTGCAGGCTGGAGCTGATTATCGGCCCCATGACCAGCAGCATTGCCATGGCGGTGCTGGAGCAGATCAATGCCTCCAGGTGTGTCCTGCTCTCTCCCACCGTGACCACCACGGCCTTGACCGGTAAGGACGATAACTTTCTGCGGGTGATCGGCGATACCCGTTCCTACGCAAGCAAGGCAGCCGTCTACCAGGCCGTGAAGCTTGGCCGGCGCAACGTGGCGGTTATCTATGACCTGAATAACCGTTCCTACACCGAAAGCTGGTTGAATGATTTCAAGGCTGAGTTTGAGCGGCATGGCGGTTCAGTCATGACCGTACAAACCTACCAATCCTCTCCCGCAACCTCATTCAATCAGCTGGCAACCGTACTGCTGAAAAGCAAACCGCAACTGGTGATGATTATCGGTAATGCCATTGATGCCGCCCTGATCTGCCAGCAGATTCGCAAACTGGATCCGGTCGTTGCAATAGGATTAGCCGAGTGGGCCTCAACCGAGCGGTTTGTCGAGCTGGCAGGGGGCGCTGCCGAGGGGGTGGTTGTTTCCCAGTTTCTTGATCGCAATGATCGCTCAGAGCGTTATCAGGCCTTTCTGAAACAGTACCATGAACGCTTTGGCGGACAGGAACCGGGTTTTGCCGGGCTTGCCGGGTATGATGCCGCTCTGGCGGCCATGGAGGCTTATGGCGCGCGTCGGGAGGGTGAAATGCTCAAGCAGACGCTGATCCGGCTGAACAGTTATCAGGGCGTACAGCAGAAGTACCAGATTGATCGTTTTGGTGATGCAAACCGGGCAACCTTGATGACGGTCATCCGTAACGGAAGCTACCAAACCCTGGAGTAG
- the amrA gene encoding AmmeMemoRadiSam system protein A codes for MKKTEQKVLLQLARATIVAQVHGQSLPVLEKPSETLLSHSGCFVTIKQQGQLRGCIGSFVAQQPLWETVREMAVSAATRDPRFYPMRPADLADFQLEISVLSPLQLVQSIEEIQVGRHGLYLIKGHAHGVLLPQVATEYGWDRETFLRHTCLKAGLPETAWKKDCEIYIFSAEVFGEERPA; via the coding sequence ATGAAAAAGACAGAACAGAAGGTGTTGCTGCAGCTTGCCAGGGCGACCATCGTTGCGCAGGTTCATGGTCAGTCCCTGCCTGTGCTTGAAAAGCCGTCGGAGACCCTGCTGTCCCATTCGGGCTGCTTTGTGACCATCAAACAGCAGGGGCAGCTGCGGGGCTGTATCGGCAGTTTTGTGGCCCAGCAGCCGCTCTGGGAGACCGTGCGGGAGATGGCGGTCTCGGCTGCTACCCGTGATCCTCGTTTTTACCCGATGCGACCGGCTGACCTGGCTGACTTTCAGCTGGAGATTTCGGTACTCTCGCCGTTACAGCTGGTTCAGTCCATTGAAGAGATTCAGGTCGGCAGACATGGCCTCTACCTGATCAAAGGACATGCCCATGGTGTGCTGCTGCCCCAGGTGGCCACCGAATACGGCTGGGATCGGGAGACCTTCCTGCGCCATACCTGCCTGAAGGCCGGCCTGCCGGAGACGGCCTGGAAGAAGGATTGTGAGATCTATATCTTCTCTGCCGAGGTGTTCGGGGAAGAAAGGCCTGCGTAA
- a CDS encoding P-II family nitrogen regulator, whose amino-acid sequence MKEIKAIIRPAKLLDVTTELHQIEGLPGVTVFEIKGFGKGRAKNAKDKVSYEMVEFMPRIQLEVVVDDAMVERVVTIIQKYAHTGNTGDGKIFVSTIDDVVKIRTNERGIAAI is encoded by the coding sequence ATGAAAGAGATAAAAGCTATTATTCGACCGGCAAAACTATTGGACGTCACAACGGAACTCCACCAAATCGAGGGACTTCCCGGCGTAACAGTCTTCGAAATCAAGGGCTTTGGCAAGGGCAGAGCAAAGAATGCCAAGGACAAAGTCAGTTATGAAATGGTGGAGTTCATGCCGCGCATACAACTGGAAGTTGTGGTGGACGACGCAATGGTCGAGCGTGTCGTCACCATCATTCAGAAATATGCTCACACCGGCAATACCGGTGACGGCAAGATATTCGTATCGACCATTGATGACGTTGTGAAGATTCGAACCAACGAAAGAGGCATCGCCGCAATTTAA
- a CDS encoding peroxiredoxin family protein, protein MRCALVFLLFVLNLLTLSVTPCLAVKLNTPAPDFTLKDLQGGRQTLSGYRGKLVLLNFWSTTCPPCVQELPSLNDLYKDQKQAGLLVLGIALDPAEKPVHELAGKLRLEFPVVLDSNKDVYFDSYGLFGQPVSVIIDRTGLVREKMIGAVDWNSPQIRAKITSYLKGR, encoded by the coding sequence ATGCGATGTGCTCTTGTTTTTCTGCTTTTTGTGCTCAACCTGCTAACCCTTTCCGTAACTCCCTGTCTGGCGGTAAAACTCAACACCCCGGCCCCGGATTTTACCCTCAAAGACCTGCAGGGGGGCAGACAAACCCTTTCAGGCTACCGGGGCAAGCTTGTACTGCTTAACTTCTGGTCCACCACCTGCCCCCCCTGCGTACAGGAACTGCCATCACTGAACGATCTGTACAAAGATCAGAAACAGGCCGGACTCCTGGTGCTGGGTATTGCCCTTGATCCTGCTGAAAAGCCGGTTCATGAACTGGCCGGCAAGCTCAGGCTGGAGTTTCCGGTCGTGCTTGATAGTAACAAGGATGTCTACTTTGACAGCTATGGCCTGTTTGGACAGCCGGTCAGCGTTATTATTGACCGTACCGGCCTGGTGCGTGAAAAGATGATTGGTGCCGTGGACTGGAACTCGCCCCAGATCAGGGCAAAAATAACCAGCTATCTGAAAGGACGGTGA